The Apium graveolens cultivar Ventura chromosome 3, ASM990537v1, whole genome shotgun sequence sequence ggtatcagagcttaggcttcgagtgagggggagtgttaaatatatgattttATTGGGGCCTTACTCTAataccttaaggttttagatgagctggttactcaacaacACGTTACGTAGAGATATTAGTCAAAGGTCCATCATATATCATATATTGTGGATTTTGCTTTTTTGGCACTAGAACAATGTTTGTATCTGTCAAGTGCTCACTGAACACCCCAGTTTCGAAAAAATTCTTAACAAGACCAACAATGTCACTACGAACGATTGACCAATATTTTTGATAGAATCCTGGACTCATTCCATCCGGACCGGGGACTTATCCGGGTACATGTGGAAAAGAGCTTTTTTATCTTTACTAACTTCAACAGGTTTCATCAGGCACGTGTTTTGATCTTCTGTAATTGAACTGGGAATGCAATCAATAATCTCATTCCACCAAGTATCTGAGGCTGAGAATAATATATTGAAATATTGGATCATCAAACCTTCTAACCCAGTTTCCCACTCGACCTTCTCGCAATTTTCATTTAACAAAATCTTGATTTAATTACTTTTTCGACGAGCCTTCGCAGTTGCATGGAAATATTTGCTATTTTGGTCTCCTTCCCTAAGCCGCAACTGCTTGCCTCTTTGTTTCCAGAAGACTTCTTGCTGAACTATAATCTCTGCTAATTTAGTGCTAATTTCCTGATATTTGTTTACTGCCTCTACATCTCTTCAACCTTTTGTACTCCGAATTACCTTTTTACAATCTGAGATACGCCTTCGAAAGTTCCCAGTAATGTCTTGTCCCCAATCAGTCAACACCTCCAGACAGTGATTTAGTTTATTCTGTAAAGGCTCAACTTGGTGTTTATTCCACGTATCCTCAACAATTTGCTTACATATTGGCTCCCTTAACCAAGCATTTTCAAACTTCAACCGTCTTTTTCTAGGAGTTATATGAAGCGTGATTGGCTCCAACAGAATGGGAGTATGGTCTGAAGTGGAGACTTCCAGATTAGTAAGCTTAGCATCTTGaaaaatttctaaccatgctttAGACACTATGGCTCTGTCCAGACGAATTTCTACCCACTTCTCTGTGCCTTTACCTCTTTCACACGTAAACGGGTACCCATTCAACTCCATATCAATTAAGCCACAATCATCGAGCACTTCTTGAAAGCCTTGTACCAACCAAGATGGATATAATCTACCTCCTCGTTTATGTGCTTGACCAAGCACATTGTTCATATTTCCGATTATGCACCATGGCATGTTAGATTGCGTACTCAAGTCACGAATGAGATTCCACGTACTCCCCCTCCTTGCTCGGTCTGGCTTTCCGTATATACCAGTTAATCTGAACTTACTCCACCCCTGCACTGTAATTATCATATCAATATGGCTATTAGTGTACGTACACAAAGAAGCTTCATTATTATTCCCCCACAGAAGTGCTATGCCTCCTGCCTGCCTTTGACAATCTAGTGCTAGCATTCCATCAAAGCCTAAGACTCTTTTAACTCTTTTAACATGGTCCCGTCTGATTGGGTCTGATGGATATCATATCATATGCCAGCAATCAGGAGTAGTGCAGTAGCTGGAGAGATGCAAGGCACAACACAAGGATGGAGTTTCAAGACATTTTGTTTTAATTAAGCCAGTAATTGTTAGTTAATCAAGTCTCAGTAGATATCTAAGGgccaaaattttaattattggtCATGAAAGAATTATGTTAAAACTTTGAAGTGTATTGAAGGTTAGTAGGTTCTACTCTAGTCTAAGCCCATTGGAATGGTTGTAAGGTGCAAGACTTTTAAGTTGGGTCTGCTTCCTTTAAGTTTCATATATTCTCAAGGTCATGGGATCTGTTCGTTATTTGCTGCTAGAAGATCATTTCTTAATATTTCAATCATTTCTTAATATTTCAATCATTTCTTTCCATTCAGCTCTCAGATTAGAAATTAATTTTTAAGCTAGCAGTCTTAATCAAACCATAATCTTGTAAGAAAAATCAACAAAACAAAAGTGGATGGCACCACCAATAAACACACtttcgaaaataataaaaatccACTTCATATATTAGAATGCTGAGCAGTTCAACCATGACTAATTTATTTGCAAACTAAGAATTAAGTCGTGACCAGTATCTGTGTCAAGCATAACAGAAATAACATAGAGTGTATATTCTAAGAGCTCGACCCTTGCTTCTGTGATGGCACTCCCTTGCAGAACTGACGGACGATCTTAGAGTAGTACGCCCAATCAGAATGCGAGGCTGTTATTGCAGGTTGTCCAAAAGGATTATCTTTGACGTAAGAAGGAACATTTGCAGCTTCAACAAGGCCATCTAAGAATGCCTGCAGCTCTCCCTTAGGACCTAAATAGCAATAATCATagaacaatttatatatatacaaaatacATTTTAAAATGACTAATTAAAAAGCCAATATCAGATTAGTCTTACCCAAAAAATTGTCCTTCACATCACTAACAATGTACTTTTTGGTAAAGATTGCTGTGTTAGGCTGCAacattataaaatattataataattatccTACTATTGTCGATCTATATTCTAAAAGAAACCGAAAAGAAAACTTATGGAAATTACAGGATTCAGCAGTGCTCTGTAAGGTTCATCATCAATTAACAGAGTGTTGGAGGAGGAATACTGTCCATGCTTTTCCCAAACCTTATCAAGTTCCTTCAAAAAGATGGGCTTGTACTTATTTTCCAGGCACTTGAACCCGGTATCAGTACAATCCTCTTGATCCTGAAACAAAATGAGCAAAACGATATCGGAAAACTGGCATTTCTAACAAGAAACTGATTACAGGGTTTATATTATTGTCAGTTCTTACAGTTTACAATTACTTACCCAAACAAAGAGTAACCTGTTTCTGTAAGCTCCCAATAGGGTGTTCAATAAAGCTTGTATGTTATGTCTGTCGAAGCAATGCATATCAAATATAAAATCATCAGCGAAGTATTAATACTAATTAATACCGGTATAAACATGCAGAGAAAAATTACTAACTCTTTCGCAACAGACCAGAGTCCGACTTCAAATCTTTCAAAGCAAAACTTTAAGAATTCATCACAAAATGGCCTTTTATACACTGCTCAAATATTAAACCAGCACATTAAAATGCAAAATGTACAATATTGTAAATGTAAATTATATAACATCCACAAAATGTATAATCATTTCGAGAAAAAAGTTACCACGAAAGTGTCCATGAAAAACATCAGGACGAATATTTGATGGAATTTTGGTGAATTTTTCACGATCATGCTGCCTGTGAACTAACAGCCCTCCTAGAGCAATCACAAGAAGTTTCTTCTTGGGACCAAGGCTTAATTTGTCCAAGGAAATGTCTAGACTAGCTTCTGTCTTGTCCTCCTCATTGTCACTGCTTTCATCTGAAACGGAAACATTTTTCAGTTTCAAATTTGTCTGTGTGGATGCCATGAAATATTGATATTTGGATCAGTAATACTAGGCACGTATATAGGACGAAGCTTAGAACCTTTGGGCTTCAAATCAACCCAATCAAGCTGGCTTTTCAAATCAATCCAATCAAAACGTTTGGCTTTTCAAGGCAACCCAATTTAATTTATTCATTTATTGGGGAAGAATTTAGGCGGTCCCATGAACATGGGAAATGTGAAACTCAGTTCTAGTTAATTTCCCTTTTTCAAGTTAGATGTGTActtaaaaaaattacatatatTAATAAAAGTTATATTTCATAAACCAAAATTACCACTACAAGAAATTCGGGTACATACGACCGGCATaaaaccggttgtatttagttaaatacgaccggAAACGGTCGTATCTAAATACGACCGGTTTTCGATCCGATCGCATTCGGTCCCATCATATTTAGTAACCGGTCGAATTTAGTGCGCTTAATTTGACCAACGGTGGTTGAATTTAAATTTGCCAATTTTctaattaaatttttaaattttcatttgaaatttgaaaatcccgCCAAAAAAATCAAATTTTCGTATAAATTCAAAATTCCCGCAAAAAATACTAAATTTGACCGGATTTACTCATTTATCAAATGCAACCACTTTTGGTTAAAATTAAATTTCGACTGCTTTTGGTAAAAATTCAATTTCTACTGGTTTTGGTCGACTATTATTTTCAACCGGCTTCGGACGAATTAACTTAACAAAATCCCAAAAAAAAATTCCTGTTAAGAGGAACCTCTAATGAATAACCAAATTATTCTCCTTCAGGCATACCCCAAGCATCACAAAATAATGAATAAAAACATATAAACCAAACAAGATTTAAACATAAAACTGatcactacaagaaatattgAATCAGACAATGTTTTTCCACCGTTGTCTAAAAGATGAATTTTTCGTTGTCTATCCGGGGGCGGTGTGTTGGGCACTCATACAATGGTTTCGCACCATTGTAACAAATACATCACACAACTGAATATAAAACCTTTATCTCATTTTATTCACGCAACGCATATGACCCTTTCTAATATTCTACAAACAACAGTTTCTTAGCCGTTGTAACAATTTAGAGGCACaatagttaaaaatagtgttATGTGAATTTACTCCTACAACAGTTTATGTATAAATTTCATCTAGTTACACAATGGTTTTTATTAAGAAAACAATACtttagacaacggttttttattTTTTGGGTATTGTGTTTCAGCTATGCTCACAACAGTTTTTGTAATGACCAAGATATTGTTagaagaaaataattttataaagtaaAACATACAATggttttaataatttttaatggCTTTCACACAATTGTGTACTAGATCAAACTCATTTAAAACAAATCAAATAGTATTGTTAAAATAAAACTGTGTCTTAATCCTATTgtaaaaattacaaataaaattaaaatttaatattcaaaatttataAAGAAGAATTACAATTATAGCTACAAATCTATTTTTAACACTCATTTTTCAATTAAGAAATTGAGATCTTGAGCTCCCCTCCTTTTCTCTTCCATCTTCAAACTTAACATCCTGTTACCTACCTGCAATATTAGTTATTTGTTGGAGTTAGGACATGAATTAAATCAAATTGAATGCATCGGAAAAAGCTTAATCAAAAGTGCACAAATTTTACATTATATACAAGGTActagtataaaataaatcaatttcaGATGTATATATACTAGGACAATCTAATTTTTTATCCAAGATACATGCTTATTTTTTATCCACATGCTCTTTTTTACCCAAGAACAATAACATAAAACAAATACGCATCTCTCATAATTTTGAAACATCTTGGCAACTAAAATAAAAAGGGTTGTTAAAATTACATAATTTAAGGAAAATAAATAACTTAAGTTTTTTCATTACCTAAAACGACTTGCAAGAGGTAGGTAGAAAAAATAAGTCAATGGATTAAAGTGCTTCCAAACATGCACAACATAATATCTTTTGCAACCCATTTCGTGACTGGAAACATACTTGCAAAATTGCAAAAGCATGTATGAATAATAACTTACTAAAAAGCTGGCATGACAATAATCTTAACAAATAACTATAACTGTGATAATGAATTTACCTATATATTACCTTATATTTGCACACACATATAAAGACATTCCCAGTCTTGCCGCATATGAAAATGATTATAACTTTGCTTGcaattaccaaaaaaataccaTTTGCCGACAACAAGATGATGGTAGTTCCTTTGTGAATAATTTCCCTGCATAACCATAGACGTAAGTGTATGCCTTCGAGAAGTCTTGTCAAAAAATAATCAGAAGATCAGGCTGCTAAGAAATTTTAGTATAAGGGGAAAGGCCAGTTTTGTATGATGGTGAAATAAAACTCAGGCCACTGCCAATCTTTGAAGCTGCGAATTGACAACATATATACTCAAAATACTGGGTCAACATGCCAAAAAAAGTGGGAATTCACATGCCTCTGTAATATTAAAAGTATATTTCACACACTAAAGATTCATTTTATTCTAAATCTGATCATTGTAATGATGGATAACAATGGTAAGTTTTTTCTGCATGCAAGATCAGTAGTGGATACAAGAAAGACTATACTTTACACCACTGGATGGTGGATACAAGTCTTGCCTGAGGATTTTGCTAGTGAAGGCATTGGAATTGTTGAATTTAACCCTGGTCGGGCATTTCTCCTTCTGTGTCGGAACAACATAACCCAAGGAACTGCACAATAAAGAGTCAGAGACAGAGAGCCTAGCAAAACTATAATTGCAATTACACTGCCTTTAAGTCCATTTTTATGTTGCTACCTATTGACGTCAACCCCAAGGGGCTTAAAAGGTCTCCTTCCTTTTACTATCCAGACCGGAATATGCCTCACTATCAAAGGTTGAAGGTGCAGGTGGAGATGCAGGAAGACCTATCAGTGTATGAAGTACGACTGCATTAATCAAACAATCGCCTGCATATACTTGATACTGCAACATCAAAATAAACATTTCATACCTGGATAATGCAAATACAAGACCTCGTATTTACCAAAATAATAAGGTTCGATACCCACTTCCTTTTGATAGAATTTTTGATATATTAGATAGGCTGTAGAGTTATCAAAATTTGCACCAAAAGGCACCAGGTCTAAAAGGACAACAATCTTTTCTTGATTCTGGTTGTTTGCATTTGCTCCCATTATGCAAACTTGACTTTTCTTCATAAATATCCCACAAGAAATTTGTGCAGCAAGGTCCGATACAAGAGAAAAGAATGCATACAATGGTAAACCAAGCCGCAACCCAACTTTCATTGCCAAAACACAACCACATGGAGATCCAGAAGGCTTATTGGTGTATGGCTCTCTGCACGATAGTGACTCTGCATCTGCTATTTTTCTCCGAAAGACCACATTAACAACCGTAATCAACCTAGTGGCTTGAAATATCACCTGGATGCCCAAACAAATGATTTTAGACTATTTTAACCAAACACACAATATCACCATAGTATATGCAATATCACAACATCTCTCCCAGTGAATTAGAATTaacacaaaaataaataaatacataacAAAGAGAGAGAGACTAAttacgagagagagagagagagagagagagggagggagagagagagatagagggGGAGTGAGggggagtgagagagagagattacTCACTTCAGCAGTGAGATATTCAAGAACAGCAGACAAATACACAGGGGAACCAGATCCAACACGCTGAGCATACCTCCCATTCTTCAAAAATTTAGTCAAACCCTTACCCTTGCCAGCTCCAGTTGAACCCAAAATCAATTCCCTTCATCTACTAAATGATCTACTGAAGTGTACTCTACTTTTGATTACGAAACTTTAGTGAATAATAACATTTGAGCACCTACCCAGAGAGAGAGACTAACATCTTTATGTTGAAAGAGACCGACTTCGCCTAGATAAACAACGGCAAATTGCGCAGATTATGTAAGAAGAATGAGTTGAAAAAGATGCATCGGTtctaaagagagagagagagatagagtgaTGCATCGGTTCAGCAGCGAGAGGGAGGGGAGAGAGGCAATTTCAATTGAGATTGAAAAGTAAAGGGGGAAAGTGAAGTAGTAAAGGGGATCGAGAAATGAAGGGGGAAACCAAATTTTCATAGGGGGATAAATTATTTGACATGGGAGAGAAAATAATAAAAGTATTTTTGTTATTGGTCAGGCATGACAaaatattttttacaaaaaatatttaaaaatctaGGTAAATATTTCACATTACGGTTTgataatttgaatttttttataatatgaAGTTTTCATGCAAAATAAATTTGAAGTTCTTTTATATTTTTTCTGACTAAAATGGATATATCTTAATATGtgtacagttggatcatcgaagaaatcattttaaaaatttatctagtaaatcgggaatgagtctcgttgtttggagttgtacttttactagattttttctaatcttgacatgcaagatgaatttgaattttttaataattttttcatatgactaaaattgatatatcttaacatccatacggttggatcgttgaagaaatcattttaaaaatttatttagtaaattgggaatgagtctcgttttttggagttgtacttttactagattttttctaatcctgacatgcaagatgaatttgaatttttttaataattttttcatatgactaaacttgatatatcttaacatctgtacggttggatcgtccaagaaatcattttaaaaatttatttaaaaaatcgggaacgagtctcgttgtttggagttgtacttttactaaaattttctaatcttgacatgcaagatgaatttaaatttttttataatttttcatatgactaaaattgatatatcttaacatccgtacggttggatctttgaagaaatcattttaaaaaattgatctagtaaatcgggaacgagtctcgttgtttgggTGTTGTTAAAGACcatttatctagtaaatcgggaacgagtctcgtacggtgtctctatgtaatattgtaaacttaacaagtcctGAATCAttcatatgtatagttatcgacaatatttcgaaagtaatgacgggatctacgtatgtatatgattacgatacaacatattataacgaaaaaatataagttatttatttcgtatatccttagtgatatttaaacatgtgtttgataatgtgagtttttacatgccaatcacttctcttgtagcacattttgaaagcgtacggtatcgattcaagtcccattcaagtctttgggattgtcaagaaatttgatgtcaatagacaatggtttgaacgaaaaagacttgtttgtacatgttcttacaatggattttcgcctaaaccgttgtcttatattttgttaaaaaggttgatgtcatgacacaatggtttcctaaaaaaggcttgtttgtacactttcgtacaatggtttaattttaaaactggtgtcttatattttagaaaatcattcttccaaattttaaacccctatatcgaattaaattaagaaaaaacgaaatattcaaatggatcgacattaaatggctcgtttcacttttctttactcatacggcgtctctatgtaatattgtaaacttaacaagtcccgaatcattcatatgtatagttatcgactatatttcgaaagtaatgacgggatctacgtaCCTATATGATTatgatacaacatattataacgaaaaaatataagttatttatttcgtataaccttagtgatatttaaacatgtgtttgataatgtgagtttttacatgccaatcacttctcttgtagcacattttgaaagcgtacgatatcgattcaagtcccattcaagtctttgggattatcaagaaatttgatgtcaatagacaatggtttgaacgaaaaagacttgtttgtacaggttTTTACAATGGATTTTCGCCCAAACCGTTGTGTTATGTTTTGTCGAAAAGGTTGATGTCATAAGACAATGGTTTCCCAAAAAAGGCTTAtttgtacactttcgtacaatggtttaatttgaaaactgttgtcttatattttagaaaatcattcttccaaattttaaacccctatatcgaattaaattaagaaaaactgAAATATTCAACTAGATCGACATTAAATTgctcgtttcacttttctttactcatattGTGTCTTTATGTAATATTttaaacttaacaagtcccgaatctttcatatgtatagttatcgactatatttcgaaagtaatgacgggatctatgtacgtatatgattacaatacaacatattataacgaaaaaatataagttatttatttcgtataatcttagtgatatttaaacatgtgtttgatagtatgagtttttacatgccaatcacttctcttgtagcacattttgaaagcgtacggtaacgattcaagtctcattcaagtctttgggattgtcaagaaatttgatgtcaataaATAATGGCTTTAACGAAAAAGACTTGTTTATATAGGTTCTTATAATGGATTTTCGCCTAACCCGTTGccttatattttgtcaaaaaggttgatgtcatgacacaatggtttcctaaaaaaaagcttgtttgtacactttcgtataatggtttaattttaaaactattgtcttatattttagaaaatcattcttccaaaccTAAATCAccttaaaaaaaaatcaaattttaaatttttgtaAATCAACGGCTCAGAATAGTATATTCATAATCCAACGATAAAGAAAATGTgactttttttaattttatataaataaaatttacagtAAAAAAAATTCAAACCCTCTGAAAATTAGACACCgatttttcatgaaagttgtTGTAACATATTTTCCAATGCAGGTTATTCAGACAACGAGTAAGACACCATTGTCTGAAACTCTTTTACTCAACAGAGGTGATAAACTATTGTCTGTTATGCTTTGTTTCTAACATTGGTTTTTCTGCACCATTGTCTCAAATAAATAACACATTAGTACCGGAAAACCATTGTCTAAGTTGCACAACAGTCCTTAAAACCCATTGTGTAAAATAATATAAAGCACACCGGTTTATTGTGACCTAAACAACACCTGTACCAATCGAAGTCACACAATGAGGATGAATACAACCATTGTCTCATTGGAGCACAGGGGCATCATTTAGACAACATTTTTGAATAAGTTGAATCACCATTGTGTGAAACAGAATGATACAAGGCTTTTTGGTCAACTACCAATTAACCGTTGTCTAATTTTTTGGGACAACAGTTTTTTTGGCCACCATTGTGTAACAGGTGTTGTCTGATTCAGTTTCTGGTGTAGTGGATAATTGACCTAAAGCCATAATAATAATTACTTGAGTACAATCCTTCCGTG is a genomic window containing:
- the LOC141715199 gene encoding uncharacterized protein LOC141715199; translated protein: MLALDCQRQAGGIALLWGNNNEASLCTYTNSHIDMIITVQGWSKFRLTGIYGKPDRARRGSTWNLIRDLSTQSNMPWCIIGNMNNVLGQAHKRGGRLYPSWLVQGFQEVLDDCGLIDMELNGYPFTCERGKGTEKWVEIRLDRAIVSKAWLEIFQDAKLTNLEVSTSDHTPILLEPITLHITPRKRRLKFENAWLREPICKQIVEDTWNKHQVEPLQNKLNHCLEVLTDWGQDITGNFRRRISDCKKVIRSTKG
- the LOC141711137 gene encoding putative FCP1 homology domain-containing protein C1271.03c; the encoded protein is MASTQTNLKLKNVSVSDESSDNEEDKTEASLDISLDKLSLGPKKKLLVIALGGLLVHRQHDREKFTKIPSNIRPDVFHGHFRVYKRPFCDEFLKFCFERFEVGLWSVAKEHNIQALLNTLLGAYRNRLLFVWDQEDCTDTGFKCLENKYKPIFLKELDKVWEKHGQYSSSNTLLIDDEPYRALLNPPNTAIFTKKYIVSDVKDNFLGPKGELQAFLDGLVEAANVPSYVKDNPFGQPAITASHSDWAYYSKIVRQFCKGVPSQKQGSSS